A genomic window from Hyla sarda isolate aHylSar1 chromosome 10, aHylSar1.hap1, whole genome shotgun sequence includes:
- the LOC130293580 gene encoding ATP-sensitive inward rectifier potassium channel 11-like — protein MLARKGLIHDEFLITRLAEDNADQPQYKTKLRKARFVSKNGACNVAHKNIREQGRFLQDVFTTMVDLKWQHSLLIFTMTFMCSWVLFAMAWWLIAFAHGDLDPKRSSSIPCVTNIQSFTSAFLFSIEVQVTIGFGGRMVTEQCPLAITVLIIQNILGLIINAVMLGCIFMKTAQANRRAETLIFSRNAVIACRDGKYRFMFRVGDLRKSMIISASIKIQIIKKTTTDEGEVVPISQVDIQVENPVGTNSIFLVSPLIISHTIDEKSPLFHFSAYDLGNQDIEVVAILEGVVETTGITTQARTSYLPDEILWGHRFVPIVTEEEGRYSVDYSKFGNTVKVNGPLCSAKDLMEGRYTQILSGHPSRSVKKRKVDSQQALLLEKKMAACTRSNDSSSDS, from the coding sequence ATGCTTGCTCGGAAGGGGCTGATCCATGATGAATTCTTGATAACGCGACTTGCAGAAGATAACGCGGATCAACCTCAATACAAGACCAAACTCAGAAAGGCGCGCTTTGTATCCAAAAATGGTGCATGCAACGTGGCCCATAAGAATATTCGAGAGCAAGGACGTTTTCTGCAGGATGTGTTCACCACCATGGTGGACCTGAAGTGGCAGCATAGCTTACTTATCTTCACCATGACATTTATGTGCAGCTGGGTGTTGTTTGCTATGGCCTGGTGGCTTATCGCCTTCGCCCATGGAGACCTTGACCCCAAGCGCAGCTCCTCGATACCATGTGTCACTAACATCCAGTCTTTCACCTCAGCTTTTCTCTTCTCCATTGAGGTCCAGGTGACCATTGGCTTTGGAGGTCGTATGGTCACAGAGCAATGCCCGCTTGCCATCACGGTCCTCATCATCCAAAATATATTAGGATTAATCATCAATGCTGTCATGCTGGGATGCATCTTCATGAAGACCGCTCAAGCAAACCGTAGGGCGGAGACCCTAATCTTCAGTAGGAATGCCGTCATAGCCTGCCGGGATGGCAAATATCGCTTTATGTTCAGAGTGGGCGACCTACGCAAGAGTATGATTATCAGTGCTTCAATTAAAATCCAGATAATCAAGAAGACCACAACAGATGAAGGAGAGGTCGTTCCAATTTCCCAAGTAGATATCCAGGTGGAAAACCCAGTGGGGACCAATTCCATTTTCTTAGTGTCACCTCTTATTATAAGCCATACAATCGATGAGAAAAGCCCTCTTTTTCATTTCTCTGCCTATGACCTCGGCAACCAAGATATAGAGGTGGTAGCAATCCTTGAAGGGGTCGTAGAGACGACTGGGATAACTACGCAGGCACGAACATCCTACTTGCCCGATGAAATCCTCTGGGGCCATCGTTTTGTCCCAATTGTGACGGAAGAAGAAGGTCGGTATTCTGTGGATTATTCCAAATTCGGTAACACAGTTAAAGTAAACGGACCTCTGTGTAGCGCCAAAGACCTGATGGAAGGCAGGTATACTCAGATCCTCAGCGGTCACCCTTCCAGATCAGTGAAGAAAAGGAAAGTAGACAGCCAGCAAGCTTtattactagaaaaaaaaatggctgcaTGTACACGATCCAATGACTCTTCATCAGACTCTTAA